The following proteins are encoded in a genomic region of Takifugu rubripes chromosome 21, fTakRub1.2, whole genome shotgun sequence:
- the LOC101064881 gene encoding retinol dehydrogenase 14 isoform X1, protein MYFLYTIIASLVSFFILRWLKKRRYCTDLKRLDGKTVLVTGGNSGIGKDTAVALAMRGARVIIACRDVEKAGKAVREIKFKSHSLNVFHMELDLANLQSVREFCKNFLQREKRLDILINNAGMPSVLDWTDDGFSMCFGVNHLGHFLLTNLLLPRLKECAPSRVVTLTCSNYKYQKLDFQDLNYNLLPFFTYCRSKLANIYFSQELARITEGKGVTSYAVHPGFVQSGWTVHFSFLFRMLMQVIMWMFFVSCETGAQTVVYCAVSEEAARNSGGYFVDCQPASLRPFARDAGVAKKLWEASERLVKLA, encoded by the exons ATGTATTTTCTCTACACCATCATCGCGTCTttagtttcttttttcattctgAGGTGGTTGAAAAAGAGGAGGTATTGCACCGACCTTAAGAGACTTGATGGTAAAACGGTCCTTGTTACAG GTGGGAATTCTGGTATCGGCAAGGACACGGCTGTTGCCTTGGCAATGAGAGGTGCCCGTGTCATCATTGCTTGCAGAGACGTGGAGAAGGCCGGGAAGGCTGTGAGGGAGATCAAGTTTAAGAGTCACAGTCTTAACGTCTTTCACATGGAGCTGGACCTGGCCAACCTGCAGTCTGTGAGAGAGTTCTGCAAGAACTTCCTCCAAAGAGAGAAGAGACTCGACATCCTGATCAACAATGCAG GCATGCCCAGTGTCCTGGATTGGACAGACGACGGATTCAGCATGTGTTTTGGCGTGAACCACTTGGGCCACTTCCTCCTCACTAATCTGCTCCTGCCCCGGCTGAAGGAGTGCGCCCCCAGCCGGGTAGTCACCCTCACGTGCTCcaactacaaataccagaagCTGGACTTCCAGGACCTCAACTACAATCTGCTGCCGTTCTTCACCTACTGCCGCAGCAAACTGGCCAACATTTACTTTAGTCAGGAGCTGGCCAGAATCACCGAGGGGAAAGGGGTGACGTCTTATGCCGTGCACCCTG ggTTTGTCCAAAGTGGTTGGACCGTCcacttctccttcctgttccgGATGCTGATGCAGGTGATCATGTGGATGTTTTTCGTGTCCTGTGAGACGGGCGCTCAGACGGTCGTCTACTGCGCCGTGTCGGAGGAGGCAGCCAGGAACAGCGGGGGTTACTTCGTCGACTGCCAGCCAGCTTCGCTGCGCCCTTTTGCGAGAGACGCTGGTGTGGCAAAAAAGTTGTGGGAGGCCAGTGAGAGACTGGTGAAACTGGCCTGA
- the LOC101064881 gene encoding retinol dehydrogenase 14 isoform X2, producing the protein MRGARVIIACRDVEKAGKAVREIKFKSHSLNVFHMELDLANLQSVREFCKNFLQREKRLDILINNAGMPSVLDWTDDGFSMCFGVNHLGHFLLTNLLLPRLKECAPSRVVTLTCSNYKYQKLDFQDLNYNLLPFFTYCRSKLANIYFSQELARITEGKGVTSYAVHPGFVQSGWTVHFSFLFRMLMQVIMWMFFVSCETGAQTVVYCAVSEEAARNSGGYFVDCQPASLRPFARDAGVAKKLWEASERLVKLA; encoded by the exons ATGAGAGGTGCCCGTGTCATCATTGCTTGCAGAGACGTGGAGAAGGCCGGGAAGGCTGTGAGGGAGATCAAGTTTAAGAGTCACAGTCTTAACGTCTTTCACATGGAGCTGGACCTGGCCAACCTGCAGTCTGTGAGAGAGTTCTGCAAGAACTTCCTCCAAAGAGAGAAGAGACTCGACATCCTGATCAACAATGCAG GCATGCCCAGTGTCCTGGATTGGACAGACGACGGATTCAGCATGTGTTTTGGCGTGAACCACTTGGGCCACTTCCTCCTCACTAATCTGCTCCTGCCCCGGCTGAAGGAGTGCGCCCCCAGCCGGGTAGTCACCCTCACGTGCTCcaactacaaataccagaagCTGGACTTCCAGGACCTCAACTACAATCTGCTGCCGTTCTTCACCTACTGCCGCAGCAAACTGGCCAACATTTACTTTAGTCAGGAGCTGGCCAGAATCACCGAGGGGAAAGGGGTGACGTCTTATGCCGTGCACCCTG ggTTTGTCCAAAGTGGTTGGACCGTCcacttctccttcctgttccgGATGCTGATGCAGGTGATCATGTGGATGTTTTTCGTGTCCTGTGAGACGGGCGCTCAGACGGTCGTCTACTGCGCCGTGTCGGAGGAGGCAGCCAGGAACAGCGGGGGTTACTTCGTCGACTGCCAGCCAGCTTCGCTGCGCCCTTTTGCGAGAGACGCTGGTGTGGCAAAAAAGTTGTGGGAGGCCAGTGAGAGACTGGTGAAACTGGCCTGA